A genomic region of Anas acuta chromosome 1, bAnaAcu1.1, whole genome shotgun sequence contains the following coding sequences:
- the CAB39L gene encoding calcium-binding protein 39-like isoform X1, translated as MPLFSKSHKNPAEIVKILKENMAILEKQEKKTDKASEEVSKSLQAMKEILCGTTDKEPPTEVVAQLAQELYNSGLLVTLIANLQLIDFEGKKDVSQIFNNILRRQIGTRSPTVEYISAHPHILFMLLKGYESPNIALRCGIMLRECIRHEPLAKIILFSEQFRDFFKYVEMSTFDIASDAFATFKDLLTRHKLLVAEFLEQNYDTIFEDYEKLINSENYVTKRQSLKLLGELILDRHNFAIMTKYISKPENLKLMMNLLRDKSPNIQFEAFHVFKVFVASPNKTQPIVEILLKNQPKLIEFLSNFQKERTDDEQFTDEKNYLIKQIRDLKKPTA; from the exons atgccTTTGTTTAGTAAATCGCACAAAAATCCTGCTGAGATTGtgaaaattctgaaagaaaacatggcCATattggaaaaacaagaaaaaaaaacagacaag GCGTCAGAGGAGGTGTCAAAATCCCTGCAAGCAATGAAGGAAATTCTGTGTGGGACCACGGACAAGGAGCCGCCTACAGAAGTAGTGGCTCAGCTGGCACAAGAATTGTACAACAGTGGCCTTCTGGTGACACTCATTGCCAACCTGCAGCTGATAGATTTTGAG GGCAAAAAGGACGTTTCCCAGATATTTAACAACATCTTGAGAAGACAAATTGGCACACGCAGCCCTACTGTGGAATACATTAGCGCCCATCCACATATCCTATTCATGCTTCTAAAAGG ATACGAATCCCCAAATATTGCCTTACGCTGTGGAATTATGCTGAGAGAGTGTATCCGGCATGAACCATTAGCCAAAATCATACTTTTTTCCGAACAATTCAGAGACTTCTTCAAATATGTGGAAATGTCAACGTTTGATATAGCTTCTGATGCCTTTGCTACGTTCAAG GACCTGTTAACAAGACACAAGTTGCTGGTAGCAGAATTTCTGGAACAAAACTACGATACA ATCTTTGAGGATTATGAAAAACTCATCAATTCTGAGAATTACGTAACAAAGAGACAGTCTTTGAAG CTTCTGGGTGAACTGATTCTGGACCGACACAACTTTGCCATCATGACAAAATACATCAGCAAACCAGAGAATCTGAAGCTGATGATGAACTTGCTGCGAGATAAAAGCCCCAACATTCAATTTGAAGCATTCCACGTGTTCAAG GTTTTTGTGGCCAgtccaaacaaaacacagcccaTCGTGGAGATCCTGTTGAAAAACCAACCCAAGCTCATTGAGTTTCTGAGCAATTTCCAGAAAGAAAGGACGGATGACGAACAGTTCACTGATGAGAAGAACTACCTGATTAAGCAAATCCGAGACTTGAAAAAGCCAACAGCTTGA
- the CAB39L gene encoding calcium-binding protein 39-like isoform X2: MKEILCGTTDKEPPTEVVAQLAQELYNSGLLVTLIANLQLIDFEGKKDVSQIFNNILRRQIGTRSPTVEYISAHPHILFMLLKGYESPNIALRCGIMLRECIRHEPLAKIILFSEQFRDFFKYVEMSTFDIASDAFATFKDLLTRHKLLVAEFLEQNYDTIFEDYEKLINSENYVTKRQSLKLLGELILDRHNFAIMTKYISKPENLKLMMNLLRDKSPNIQFEAFHVFKVFVASPNKTQPIVEILLKNQPKLIEFLSNFQKERTDDEQFTDEKNYLIKQIRDLKKPTA; this comes from the exons ATGAAGGAAATTCTGTGTGGGACCACGGACAAGGAGCCGCCTACAGAAGTAGTGGCTCAGCTGGCACAAGAATTGTACAACAGTGGCCTTCTGGTGACACTCATTGCCAACCTGCAGCTGATAGATTTTGAG GGCAAAAAGGACGTTTCCCAGATATTTAACAACATCTTGAGAAGACAAATTGGCACACGCAGCCCTACTGTGGAATACATTAGCGCCCATCCACATATCCTATTCATGCTTCTAAAAGG ATACGAATCCCCAAATATTGCCTTACGCTGTGGAATTATGCTGAGAGAGTGTATCCGGCATGAACCATTAGCCAAAATCATACTTTTTTCCGAACAATTCAGAGACTTCTTCAAATATGTGGAAATGTCAACGTTTGATATAGCTTCTGATGCCTTTGCTACGTTCAAG GACCTGTTAACAAGACACAAGTTGCTGGTAGCAGAATTTCTGGAACAAAACTACGATACA ATCTTTGAGGATTATGAAAAACTCATCAATTCTGAGAATTACGTAACAAAGAGACAGTCTTTGAAG CTTCTGGGTGAACTGATTCTGGACCGACACAACTTTGCCATCATGACAAAATACATCAGCAAACCAGAGAATCTGAAGCTGATGATGAACTTGCTGCGAGATAAAAGCCCCAACATTCAATTTGAAGCATTCCACGTGTTCAAG GTTTTTGTGGCCAgtccaaacaaaacacagcccaTCGTGGAGATCCTGTTGAAAAACCAACCCAAGCTCATTGAGTTTCTGAGCAATTTCCAGAAAGAAAGGACGGATGACGAACAGTTCACTGATGAGAAGAACTACCTGATTAAGCAAATCCGAGACTTGAAAAAGCCAACAGCTTGA